In Macrobrachium nipponense isolate FS-2020 chromosome 15, ASM1510439v2, whole genome shotgun sequence, a single genomic region encodes these proteins:
- the LOC135194875 gene encoding pro-resilin-like, with protein sequence MNAKVIIVVLGLAAMVAADSRESFEYAPRRGSSEESYESSEAKYSFNWAVDHDPSSNEFGHQETRDGDDTQGSYYVELPDGRLQTVKYFVDGDSGYVAEVNYEGSASAESGSAESFERPRYRYDSNESK encoded by the exons GTAATCATCGTAGTCCTTGGCCTTGCAGCCATGGTAGCTGCCGACAGCAGGGAATCCTTCGAATACGCCCCACGAAGG GGATCCTCCGAGGAGTCCTACGAATCCAGCGAAGCTAAATACAGCTTCAACTGGGCCGTCGACCACGACCCTTCCAGCAACGAATTCGGACACCAGGAAACCCGTGACGGAGACGACACTCAGGGATCCTACTACGTCGAGCTCCCCGAcggtcgccttcagactgtcaaGTATTTCGTCGACGGAGACTCAGGCTACGTAGCTGAGGTCAACTACGAAGGAAGCGCCTCAGCCGAGTCAGGCTCCGCTGAGTCCTTCGAGAGGCCCAGATACCGCTACGACTCCAACGAGTCCAAATAG
- the LOC135194873 gene encoding pro-resilin-like, which yields MNSKVILVVLGLAALVAADSRESFEYAPRRGSSEESYESSEARYSFNWAVDHDPSSNEFGHQETRDGDDTQGSYYVELPDGRLQTVKYFVDGDSGYVAEVNYEGSASAESGSAESFERPRYRYDSNESK from the exons ATGAACTCAAAG GTAATTCTCGTAGTCTTGGGCCTGGCTGCCCTTGTAGCAGCTGACAGCAGGGAATCTTTCGAATACGCTCCACGAAGG GGATCCTCTGAGGAGTCCTACGAATCCAGCGAGGCCCGTTACAGCTTCAACTGGGCCGTCGACCACGACCCTTCCAGCAACGAATTCGGACACCAGGAAACCCGTGACGGAGACGACACTCAGGGATCCTACTACGTCGAGCTCCCCGACGGTCGCCTGCAGACTGTCAAGTATTTCGTCGACGGAGACTCAGGTTACGTAGCTGAGGTCAACTATGAAGGAAGCGCCTCAGCTGAGTCAGGCTCCGCTGAGTCCTTCGAGAGGCCCAGATACCGCTACGACTCCAACGAGTCCAAATAA
- the LOC135194874 gene encoding pro-resilin-like gives MNGKVILVVLGLVAMVAADSRESFEYAPRRGSSEESYESSEAKYSFNWAVDHDPSSNEFGHQETRDGDDTQGSYYVELPDGRLQTVKYFVDGDSGYVAEVNYEGSASAESGSAESFERPRYRYDSNESK, from the exons ATGAACGGAAag GTAATTCTCGTGGTCTTGGGCCTGGTTGCCATGGTAGCAGCTGACAGCAGGGAATCCTTCGAATACGCTCCACGAAGG GGATCATCCGAGGAGTCCTACGAATCCAGCGAAGCTAAATACAGCTTCAACTGGGCCGTAGACCACGATCCTTCCAGCAACGAATTCGGACACCAGGAAACCCGTGACGGAGACGACACTCAGGGATCCTACTACGTCGAGCTCCCCGACGGTCGTCTGCAGACTGTCAAGTATTTCGTCGACGGAGACTCAGGCTACGTAGCTGAGGTCAACTACGAAGGAAGCGCCTCAGCCGAATCAGGCTCCGCTGAGTCCTTCGAGAGGCCAAGATACCGCTACGACTCCAACGAGTCCAAATAG
- the LOC135226854 gene encoding pro-resilin-like translates to MNSKVILVFLGLAAMVAADSRESFEYAPRRGSSEESYESSEAKYSFNWAVDHDPSSNEFGHQETRDGDDTQGSYYVELPDGRLQTVKYFVDGDSGYVAEVNYEGSASAESGSAESFERPRYRYDSNESK, encoded by the exons ATGAACTCAAAG gtcattcTCGTCTTCTTGGGCCTGGCTGCCATGGTAGCAGCTGACAGCAGGGAATCCTTCGAATATGCTCCACGAAGG GGATCCTCCGAGGAGTCCTACGAATCCAGCGAAGCTAAATACAGCTTCAACTGGGCCGTCGACCACGACCCTTCCAGCAACGAATTCGGACACCAGGAAACCCGTGATGGAGACGACACTCAGGGATCCTACTACGTCGAGCTCCCCGACGGTCGTCTGCAGACTGTTAAGTATTTCGTCGACGGAGACTCAGGCTATGTAGCTGAGGTCAACTACGAAGGAAGCGCCTCAGCCGAGTCAGGCTCCGCTGAGTCCTTCGAGAGGCCCAGATACCGCTACGACTCCAACGAGTCCAAATAG
- the LOC135226855 gene encoding pro-resilin-like, giving the protein MNSKVILVVLGLAALVAADSRESFEYAPRRGSSEESYESSEAKYSFNWAVDHDPSSNEFGHQETRDGDDTQGSYYVELPDGRLQTVKYFVDGDSGYVAEVNYEGSASAESGSAESFERPRYRYDSNESK; this is encoded by the exons ATGAACTCAAAG GTCATTCTCGTCGTCTTGGGCCTGGCTGCCCTCGTAGCAGCTGACAGCAGGGAGTCCTTCGAATACGCTCCACGAAGG GGATCCTCCGAGGAGTCCTACGAATCCAGCGAGGCTAAATACAGCTTCAACTGGGCCGTAGACCACGACCCTTCCAGCAACGAATTCGGACACCAGGAAACCCGTGATGGAGACGACACTCAGGGATCCTACTACGTCGAGCTCCCCGACGGCCGTCTGCAGACTGTCAAGTATTTCGTCGACGGAGACTCAGGCTACGTAGCTGAGGTCAACTACGAAGGAAGCGCCTCAGCCGAGTCAGGCTCCGCTGAGTCCTTCGAGAGGCCCAGATACCGCTACGACTCCAACGAGTCCAAATAG